The Xenopus tropicalis strain Nigerian chromosome 2, UCB_Xtro_10.0, whole genome shotgun sequence genome window below encodes:
- the atp5pf gene encoding ATP synthase-coupling factor 6, mitochondrial, translated as MILQRLFRFSSVFRTSVSVHLRRNIGLTAIAFNKAKELDPVQRLFVDKIREYNTKSQKSGGPVDAGPEYQKDLTEDVTKLQRLYGGGDLAKFPEFKFEEPKFEESTK; from the exons ATGATTCTTCAAAGGCTCTTCCGATTCTCATCTGTTTTCCGCACTTCAGTCTCTGTTCATTTGCGGAGGAACATTGGACTGACAGCCATCGCATTTAATAAGGCGAAAGAGCTTGATCCAGTGCAGAGACTCTTTGTGGACAAAATCAGAGAGTACAACACAAAGAGCCA GAAATCTGGTGGCCCCGTTGATGCTGGCCCCGAGTACCAGAAGGATTTAACTGAAGATGTCACCAAGCTTCAGAGGTTGTATGGAGGTGGAGACCTAGCCAAATTTCCCGAATTTAAGTTTGAAG aaccTAAATTTGAAGAGTCGACTAAATAA